In Cutaneotrichosporon cavernicola HIS019 DNA, chromosome: 1, one DNA window encodes the following:
- a CDS encoding uncharacterized protein (Cystathionine beta-synthase), whose protein sequence is MADRETTPIASVANGAKYRGAVVEDLQLPPAFCLPKDAPLSFALEEAYERDFDQLPVLNSNRRPVGYLNVPAIKAKFEGGQARETDIISSHMTHFPKSSRQHPYSVITPDTPLESLENFFLTNGTDFALVTDAERNWVLAVATKGDLQEFVKRRGGGL, encoded by the exons ATGGCCGACAGGGAAACAACTCCCATTGCATCTGTGGCGAACGGTGCCAAGTACCGTGGAGCTGTCGTTGAG GACCTTCAGCTTCCCCCAGCGTTCTGCCTTCCAAAGGACGCACCCCTCTCGTTTgcgctggaggaggcaTATGAGAGGGATTTTGACCAGCTCCC AGTCCTGAACAGCAACCGCCGACCCGTTGGCTACCTGAACGTGCCCGCCATCAAGGCCAAGTTTGAGGGTGGCCAGGCTCGCGAGACGGACATTATCT cctcCCATATGACTCACTTTCCCAAGTCATCGCGTCAGCACCCCTACTCAGTCATCACCCCTGACACCCCGCTCGAGTCGCTGGAGAACTTCTTCCTGACTAACGGCACCGACTTTGCTCTTG TTACCGATGCCGAGCGCAACTGGGTCTTGGCTGTTGCAACCAAGGGCGATCTACAG GAGTTTGTCAAGCGCCGGGGAGGCGGCCTCTGA
- the PXA1 gene encoding uncharacterized protein (ABC transporter transmembrane region 2), translating to MSVTALPSQSFPQAHRRRLYILLAVAIAALRTSQLPAATAVRDILTLKAWRDARKHRFTEQRRRERETPLNTPALEKKLVDLYITDPSGSRTLLVPHRGRISKVRITPTPADLYEQNRKLFPPLKPGEKLGVNKRFWQMLRAVLTVAFPSKTGKEAFLLILHTFFLVVRTYLSVLVARLDGRIVRDLVSANGKGFLRGLGWWFVLALPSTYTNSMIRYLEHKIALAFRTNLTRYIHDIYLNQNLNYYKFGLGLGVTSGALDKEEAADGKKGETDKKAEAADAVIGGADQLITTDLARFCETLAALYGNMGKPFLDMVIFTSQLAASLGPVGTAGIFAQYYFTAWVLKKVTPAFGRMATTEARMEGEYRTGLGRVGRDSEEIAFYDGGKRELGILWRTYQKLAAHIHTVFKARIPYSMTEDFVIKYCWSALGYGLMSIPVFFPVSRHATGVPDKARDENDDVASRTESYVSNRRLLISLGDAGGRLMYSGKDLAELSGYTSRVYSLLASLHALDNNDYPKNPRPASLPLNKPFYDLGDVKGSVVMGRDHVVLKGVPIVAPAGGAAGAERGGEELIHCLDLRVEKGEHTLITGANGSGKTSIARVIGELWPTWSGLLERPNQGEGGIFFLPQKAYLSIGSLRDQVIYPHTYAEMKARGRTDAELMSILEHVHLAYLPAREGGWETRKEWKDVLSGGEKQRMGMARLFYHRPNYAVLDECTSAVSADVEGLMYEHAKSIGITLITISTRASLLKYHNRHLRLGEPTLAPCLSSVNLRDAVGSPSNALASQGWQLTKLASSTAEEKLGVDKEIESLERVLNVEVDQWEQRLQQVNKELRGGP from the exons ATGAGTGTGACCGCCCTACCCTCACAGTCCTTTCCCCAGGCGCACAGACGGCGTCTCTACATCCTTCTAGCCGTCGCTATTGCCGCCCTACGAACATCTCAACTCCCAGCAGCCACCGCTGTCCGCGACATCCTAACTCTCAAGGCGTGGCGTGATGCGCGAAAGCATCGCTTCACAgagcagcgccgccgcgagcgagagACTCCTCT CAACACGCCAGCGCTTGAGAagaagctcgtcgacctg TACATCACCGACCCGTCGGGGTCGCGCACCCTCCTCGTGCCTCATCGCGGCCGTATTTCCAAAGTACGGATCACTCCTACGCCCGCCGATCTGTACGAGCAGAATCGCAAGTTGTTCCCTCCACTCAAGCCGGGCGAGAAGCTCGGTGTCAACAAGCGCTTCTGGCAGATGCTTCGGGCTGTTCTCACAGTGGCCTTCCCAAG CAAAACCGGCAAAGAAGCCTTCCTGCTTATTTTACACACGTTTTTCCTTGTGGTGCGCACCTACTTGAGTGTGTTGGTCGCGCGCCTGGACGGCCGAATCGTTCGAGACTTG GTGTCTGCGAATGGCAAGGGCTTCCTACGCGGACTGGGATGGTGGTTCGTTCTCGCCCTTCCGAGTACCTACACAAACTCGATG ATCCGTTATCTTGAGCACAAGATCGCGTTAGCGTTCCGTACCAACCTGACCCGTTACATCCATGACATCTACCT CAACCAGAACCTCAACTACTACAAGTTTGGCCTTGGGTTGGGTGTAACATCAGGCGCactcgacaaggaggaggctgcaGACGGCAAGAAGGGAGAGACTGACAAgaaggctgaggctgcAGACGCTGTTATCGGTGGTGCAGACCA ACTCATAACCACCGACTTGGCGCGCTTCTGCGAGACCCTCGCTGCCCTCTA CGGCAACATGGGGAAGCCGTTCCTCGACATGGTCATCTTCACGTCGCAGCTCGCAGCATCCCTTGGCCCCGTTGGCACCGCCGGCATCTTTGCGCAGTACTACTTTACTGCTTGGGTCCTCAAGAAGGTTACTCCCGCCTTTGGTCGCATGGCGACTACGGAGGCGCGCATGGAGGGCGAATACCGCACTGGGCTTGGGCGTGTCGGacgcgacagcgaggaAATTGC CTTTTACGATGGAGGGAAGCGTGAGCTGGGCATCCTATGGAGGACATACCAGAAGTTGGCGGCGCACATCCACACCGTTTTCAAGGCTCGCATCCCCTACAG TATGACGGAAGACTTTGTTATCAAATACTGCTGGTCTGCGCTTGGTTACGGCCTGATGTCCATTCCAGTCTTCTTCCCCGTCTCACGACACGCTACAGGCGTTCCAGACAAGGCGCGTGACGAgaacgacgacgtcgcgtCACGTACTGAGA GTTACGTTTCGAACCGCCGCCTGCTCATTTccctcggcgacgctggcggCCGGCTTATGTACTCGGGCAAGgaccttgccgagctctCTGGCTACACTAGTCGCGTGTATTCGCTCCTGGCCTCCTTACATGCTCTGGATAACAACGACTACCCGAAGAACCCTCGCCCAGCGTCTCTGCCCCTCAACAAG CCGTTCTACGACCTCGGTGACGTCAAGGGATCCGTGGTCATGGGCCGCGACCATGTTGTTCTCAAAGGTGTCCCGATCGTGGCGCCGGCTGGCGGTGCAGCCGGTGCGGAGCGCGGTGGTGAAGAGCTTATTCACTGCCTCGATCTCCGGGTGGAGAAGGGCGAGCATACTTTGATCACTGGTGCAAA TGGTTCCGGAAAGACCTCGATCGCCCGTGTCATTGGCGAGCTGTGGCCCACTTGGTCtggccttcttgagcgACCCAAccagggcgagggcggcatcTTCTTCCTGCCGCAGAAGGCGTACCTCAGCATCGGAAGCCTGCGCGACCA GGTCATCTA CCCCCATACGTACGCCGAAATGAAGGCACGAGGCCGgaccgacgccgagctcatgAGCATTCTTGAACACGTCCATCTTGCCTACCTCCCTGCCCGCGAGGGCGGGTGGGAAACACGCAAGGAGTGGAAAGACGTGCTCTCAGGCGGCGAGAAGCAGCGCATGGGCATGGCCCGCCTCTT CTACCACCGCCCCAACTatgccgtcctcgacgagtgcACGTCGGCCGTATCGGCGGATGTCGAAGGCCTCATGTACGAGCATGCCAAGTCCATTGGCATCACGCTCATTACCATCTC CACCCGTGCCTCTCTCCTCAAGTACCACAACCGCCATCTACGTCTGGGCGAGCCAACTCTTGCCCCTTGCCTGTCGTCCGTCAATCTGCGCGACGCAGTCGGCAGTCCCTCCAACGCGCTCGCCTCGCAAGGATGGCAGCTTACCAAgctggcgtcgagcaccGCTGAGGAGAAGCTGGGCGTGGAcaaggagattgagagTCTCGAGCGTGTACTCAACGTTGAGGTTGATCAGTGGGAGCAGCGCCTACAACAGGTCAACAAGGAGCTTCGTGGCGGCCCGTGA
- a CDS encoding uncharacterized protein (Muniscin C-terminal mu homology domain) produces MTDALPEDAWNKEFRTANAKPLLTSLQRRLQASNTHVHALAELYRERALIEQEYATKLGKLARSAEAGLFFGKNGTQWDKHGGEAKLWNSVLADINETADSHSTLAVTLKSDFEGPIRDLPNKVLPWRSINEKENSLDRLMKDHDKINTKLQKALSKNSGKAGELEADLNAANHQISALLPALFTAYQRLDEDRLRSLKEVVVRWATARGDMAASDGQRAQQTAAQLLSWEPADEVVAVGIRLGSQAGGSGSSRPIETSVPREGETPRASTQTAGTGASDFTPRMQKANGSTSNVSLPGTSLGPSHGGGGAFGGLKSMLSRKTTVASRQRRGSEATSVRSNRRPTGDGFEAVSDGHSERQLSTPVREKPEPIPERPSSKREPSGTKASAPQVDAEGYTIAPVDRHKPLWDEPNENMQSSSSRGTGAIALPSAIFANQRSSSPGVMQDNQSTSSSLADDTAPRLNLAMASAPIKESDEERKAALTKMQQTLSMQPQPPARRSTLARGRREARHTLQASAADATPLPPAHMAALARMGEEERLNDDSSLSPRHDITRRRSVSSLSTSSRNPFDSPGVAAPSPGLDAPPPVLDRAPSPRRAPSPPIAAGAAVLGGLATAGAGAAGLSAHSQPNGTEGALPSTAAVPASPPATSPAAPVSPTASFAGTSSQAPPMPSVSTPTAIPGLNASITETVDALIRQNQVVQTMVNGEIRVSLAASANQPLPPAGSAIHIRLTEFDNLESISPNPAFLVQVPDSPGEYYLNTEAAAQATAKPQDGNHRGPVLFQYQVASTEGMAPVTLKPAFQVKNGETRMILHYGVAPGAGVTDLNLDVHFPREPEVTTTQSKPVSGAWTDGPDGSRVISYRVPAQDGIDSKVIARFISGGQLAPSNVGAHFACAGRILSGISLETVEDAQSVPGWSFADISRAVLSGKYGG; encoded by the exons atgaCCGACGCCCTACCTGAGGACGCCTGGAACAAAGAGTTCCGCACAGCCAACGCCAAGCCCCTCTTGACCTCTCTCCAGCGACGCCTACAGGCGTCCAACACGCACGTCCATGCTCTCGCCGAATTGTACCGTGAGCGCGCCTTGATCGAGCAAGAATATGCCACAAAACTTGGCAAGCTGGCTCgctcggccgaggcgggccTGTTCTTTGGCAAGAACGGGACACAGTGGGATAAgcatggcggcgaggccaagctctgGAATTCGGTTCTTGCAGACATCAACGAG ACAGCCGACTCCCACTCGACTCTGGCGGTGACGCTCAAGTCGGACTTTGAAGGTCCCATCCGCGACCTCCCGAACAAGGTCCTTCCTTGGCGCAGCATCAACGAGAAGGAGAATTCGCTTGACCGTCTCATGAAGGACCACGACAAGATCAACACCAAGCTCCAGAAGGCGCTGAGTAAAAACTCTGGCAAGGCCGGAGAACTCGAGGCCGATCTCAACGCTGCAAACCATCAGATCTCGGCCCTGTTACCAGCCCTGTTCACCGCGTaccagcgcctcgacgaggatcGTCTCCGCAGCCTCAAGGAGGTTGTGGTGCGATGGGCGACAGCTCGTGGTGACATGGCCGCAAGCGACGGCCAACGCGCACAACAGACCGCTGCTCAACTCCTGAGTTGGGAGCCCGcagacgaggtcgtcgccgttGGGATCCGGCTGGGTTCGCAGGCTGGTGGCAGCGGATCCTCGCGGCCCATAGAGACCTCTGTACCCAGAGAAGGCGAGACTC CCCGTGCGTCGACGCAGACAGCCGGCACCGGCGCGTCCGACTTTACTCCACGCATGCAAAAGGCCAACGGATCGACGTCGAACGTGTCTTTGCCTGGCACCAGCCTCGGGCCTTCGCacggcggaggcggcgcgttTGGTGGCCTCAAGTCCATGTTAAGCAGAAAGACGACCGTTGCTAgtcgccagcgccgcggcAGTGAGGCGACGTCGGTGCGCAGCAATCGTCGTCCAACGGGTGACGGCTTTGAGGCGGTTAGTGATGGCCATAGCGAGCGGCAGCTCTCGACGCCCGTGCGAGAGAAGCCCGAACCTATTCCCGAAAGACCCTCCAGCAAGCGTGAGCCGAGTGGTACGAAAGCATCG GCGCCTCAGGTCGATGCGGAGGGTTACACGATTGCGCCAGTCGACCGTCACAAGCCTTTGTGGGACGAGCCTAACGAGAACATGCAATCATCCTCTTCTCGCGGGACCGGGGCCATCGCGCTTCCTTCAGCCATTTTTGCAAACCAGCGCAGCTCTTCGCCTGGCGTGATGCAGGACAACCAGAGCACCAGCTCGTCATTGGCTGACGACACTGCCCCtcgcctcaacctcgccatgGCTTCAGCTCCTATCAAGGAGAGCGATGAagagcgcaaggccgcTCTCACCAAGATGCAGCAGACGCTGTCCATGCAGCCTCAACCGCCCGCTCGACGCTCAACCCTCGCGCGGGGTCGCCGTGAGGCCCGCCACACGCTCCAGGCCTCAGCTGCTGATGCGactccccttccccctgCCCACATGGCCGCTCTCGCCCGCAtgggtgaggaggaacgcCTCAACGACGACTCGTCGCTCTCCCCGAGACATGATATCACGCGTAGACGCTCCGTTTCCAGCCTttcaacctcgtcgcgcaaTCCTTTCGACTCACCCGGCGTGGCCGCTCCGTCGCCTGGCCTCGATGCGCCCCctcccgtcctcgaccgcgcaccatcgccgcgccgcgcaccaTCCCCACCCATCGCTGCTGGCGCAGCTGTCCTCGGGGGACTTGCCACCGcgggtgctggtgctgccGGCCTCAGTGCACATTCCCAGCCAAACGGAACGGAGGGTGCTCTACCTTCGACTGCCGCTGTCCCGGCCTCTCCGCCAGCAACCTCGCCAGCTGCGCCCGTTTCACCAACTGCTTCCTTTGCCGGCACCAGCAGCCAAGCACCTCCAATGCCCTCGGTGTCGACCCCGACTGCCATTCCGGGTCTGAACGCCTCGATCACCGAGACGGTGGACGCGTTAATCCGTCAGAACCAGGTGGTGCAGACAATGGTGAATGGTGAGATCCGCGTATCACTCGCAGCTTCAGCGAACCAGCCCCTACCCCCAGCGGGCTCGGCGATTCACATCCGCTTGACCGAGTTCGACAACCTAGAGTCGATCTCGCCCAATCCGGCCTTCCTCGTCCAAGTGCCGGACAGCCCGGGGGAGTATTATCTCAACACCGAAGCGGCTGCTCAGGCCACTGCGAAACCACAGGACGGAAACCACCGTGGGCCTGTGCTATTCCAGTACCAGGTCGCGAGTACAGAGGGCATGGCACCAGTCACCCTCAAGCCCGCGTTCCAGGTCAAAAACGGCGAGACTCGCATGATCCTTCACTACGGCGTCGCGCccggcgccggcgtcaCCGACCTGAACCTCGACGTCCACTTCCCCCGTGAGCCCGAggtcaccaccacccagtCGAAGCCCGTCAGCGGCGCGTGGACCGATGGGCCGGACGGTAGCCGGGTGATATCTTACCGTGTACCGGCCCAAGACGGCATCGATAGCAAGGTTATCGCGCGGTTCATCTCTGGCGGCCAGCTTGCTCCCAGCAACGTCGGTGCCCACTTTGCCTGCGCTGGTCGCATCCTCTCTGGCATCAGCCTTGAGACCGTCGAGGATGCACAGTCGGTACCTGGCTGGTCGTTTGCCGACATCAGCCGCGCTGTTTTGTCTGGCAAGTATGGCGGCTAG
- the YKT6 gene encoding uncharacterized protein (Regulated-SNARE-like domain), which produces MKVYALALLSVTSGTPCQATVLGSSQDLSSFSFYQRGSVGEFMNFFTKTVAERTPPNQPSSVEENNYKAHVFRNASRTPGGLSLAAVMITDLEYPYRPAFSLLTKLLDENAGLLQQLPNPSAAPSLAAASASAFGGNPSQNAQGGLPPAQKGKLEGTLATYLAKYQDPKQADTIMKVQAELDETKIVLHKTIESVLERGEKLDNLVERSNALSTQSKMFYKTAKKQNSCCVVM; this is translated from the exons ATGAAAGTctacgccctcgccctcctctccgtcACCTCGGGCACTCCTTGCCAGGCCACGGTCCTCGGCTCGTCCCAGGACCTCAGCTCATTCTCCTTCTACCAGCGCGGAAGCGTCGGAGAGTTCATGAACTTCTTTACCAAG ACCGTCGCGGAGCGCACTCCACCTAACCAGCCCTCGTCTGTGGAGGAGAACAACTACAAGGCGCACGTCTTCCGAAATGCTAGCCGTACGCCCGGTGGCCTCAGCCTCGCTG CCGTCATGATCACCGACCTCGAATACCCTTACCGCCCGGCGTTCTCTCTACTCACcaagctccttgacgagaACGCCGGCCTGCTCCAGCAGCTGCCCAAcccctcggccgcgccgtcgctTGCCGCCGCATCTGCCTCTGCGTTTGGTGGGAACCCCTCTCAGAACGCACAGGGTGGCCTCCCGCCCGCCCAGaagggcaagctcgagggTACGCTCGCGACCTACTTGGCAAAGTACCAGGACCCCAAGCAGGCCGACACGATCATGAAGGTGCAagccgagctggacgagACTAAGATTGTCCTG CACAAGACGATTGAGAGCGTGCTGGAGCGTGGGGAGaagctcgacaacctcgtTGAGCGGTCAAACGCGCTCTCGACCCAGAGCAAGATGTTCTACAAGACGGCCAAAAAG CAAAACTCGTGCTGTGTTGTCATGTAA
- a CDS encoding uncharacterized protein (ERCC4 domain) — protein MSDIVVLSDGSDDEIVYVSSPPPRMVVRTESTTTIQVLEWSDSEGSDHQDLSTALSRFSSSTTSFRSASITPAGSSRAPKRKLASHSLPDLSPMRERPLKASRSALVTVDDNQPEPEPSRSRAKSFRKACKPPKENEFEGIEEETPADKAARKEAEKIKRQQERAAAKEVEKAQKKYDREAAKEAEKSYQKKLADANRLRVSKIDALREIELHLAYDLSLPSSPIAGAMPEVKMRLEDNQSSLHYLTEEETVANGTMRFLRRVKAKWDPVAKRFIPLDAERLEWEPTLVVVTTVDGIVDRLAQNEDMFLEWLSDIRLAVANRADEQVFLLVRGLAKYHSKTVSIANRAYRDNVNAALHDGDARLARPEISRRVTKDMVEMQLLRAQIEQRIFVVLVDETEVIEDWLYNLSADVAFRPYKKLTKSHLAFSAPVGQRKGAEPSSVLELMLQEVPGLTAAAALGVSKGFPSLRKLMEAYEEDDDGESLLAGCSVGSLATGVATSRTLGPALSKKVYEIMHGDDPLALL, from the exons ATGTCAGATATCGTCGTCCTATCGGACggctcggacgacgagataGTCTACGTGtcgtcaccaccaccgcgcATGGTGGTGCGCACAGAGTCGACCACGACCATCCAAGTTCTAGAGTGGTCTGACTCGGAGGGGTCGGACCATCAAGACCTCAGCACCGCGCTgtcgcgcttctcgtcgtccactACATCCTTCCGTTCCGCCAGCATCACTCCCGCTGGTTCATCACGCGCTCCGAAACGCAAATTGGCCTCGCACTCGTTGCCCGACCTCTCTCCGATGCGAGAAAGGCCTTTAAAG GCATCCAGATCGGCTCTCGTCACCGTGGACGATAACCAGCCGGAACCCGAACCATCGCGCTCTCGGGCCAAGTCGTTTCGCAAGGCCTGTAAGCCACCCAAAGAGAACGAGTTCGAGGGGATAGAAGAGGAGACGCCAGCCGACAAGGCCGCACGGAAGGAGGCTGAGAAAATCAAGCGCCAGCAAGAGCGTGCCGCTGCcaaggaggtggagaaggcACAGAAGAAATACGACCGCGAAGCGGCAAAG GAGGCAGAAAAGTCGTACCAGAAGAAGCTGGCCGACGCCAATCGGCTCCGCGTGTCCAAGATCGACGCATtgcgcgagatcgagctGCACCTCGCGTACGACCTGTCGCTCCCATCGTCCCCGATCGCCGGCGCTATGCCCGAGGTGAAGatgcgcctcgaggacaaccAGTCGTCTCTCCACTACCtcacggaggaggagacggtggCAAACGGAACGATGCGTTTCCTGCGCCGCGTCAAGGCAAAGTGGGATCCGGTGGCCAAGCGTTTCATCCCTCTCGATGCCGAGCGACTCGAGTGGGAGCCTACCCTGGTCGTCGTGACGACCGTGGACGGGATCGTGGACCGACTCGCGCAAAACGAGGACATGTTCTTGGAGTGGCTATCCGACATCCGGCTGGCTGTCGCTAACAGAGCCGACGAGCAGGTCTTCCTCCTTGTTAGAGGACTGGCCAAGTACCATTCCAAGACTGTCTCTATTGCCAACAGGGCGTATCGGGACAACGTCAACGCGGCTCTGCATGACGGCGACGCTCGCTTAGCGCGTCCCGAGATCAGCCGACGCGTGACCAAAGACATGGTCGAGATGCAGCTCTTGCGAGCCCAAATCGAGCAGCGCATCTTTGTcgttctcgtcgacgagacggaggTAATCGAGGACTGGCTGTACAACCTCTCCGCGGACGTGGCGTTCCGCCCATACAAGAAGCTCACGAAGAGCCACCTCGCGTTCTCCGCCCCAGTGGGGCAGAGAAAGGGAGCCGAGCCGAGCAGCGTACTCGAGCTCATGCTCCAGGAAGTGCCGGGGTTaacggcggcagcggcccTCGGTGTCTCAAAGGGCTTTCCATCCTTGAGGAAGTTGATGGAAGCGTacgaggaagacgacgacggcgagagTCTGCTCGCCGGCTGTTCGGTCGGGAGCTTGGCCACAGGCGTCGCGACGTCACGCACGCTTGGTCCC gctCTCTCCAAGAAGGTGTATGAGATCATGCACGGCGACGACCCGCTCGCGCTACTGTAA
- the GND1 gene encoding uncharacterized protein (Catalyzes the oxidative decarboxylation of 6-phosphogluconate to ribulose 5-phosphate and CO(2), with concomitant reduction of NADP to NADPH), translating into MSNDLADIGLIGLAVMGQNLILNMNDKGFKVCAFNRTVSKVDHFLANEAKGTNIIGAHSIEELVSKLKRPRRIVLLVKAGQAVDDFIKLLEPHLEKGDIIIDGGNSHFPDTTRRVKECEDKGLLYIGMGVSGGEEGARNGPSLMPGGSAAAWPHVQEIFQKTSAQVNGEPCCEWIGDGGSGHYVKMVHNGIEYGDMQLIAEAYDILKRGLGLSTDEIAEIFARWEQGVLKSFLIEITRDILHFKDTDGEPIVDKILDKAGQKGTGKWTAIDALDRGMPVTLIGEAVFARCLSAIKDERVAASKVIKGPAHEPFQGDKKQFVDDLEQALYASKIISYAQGFILMRQAAIDENWDLNNASIAAVWRSGCIIKSVFLSDITDSYRKNPKLESLLFAPFFQQAIEKAQPAWRRVNAQATLWGVPIPAHGTALSFFDGYRSAVVPANLIQAQRDFFGAHTFRVMPGKENDHMKSGEDIHVKWTATSGDVSSSTYNA; encoded by the exons ATGTCCAACGACCT TGCTGACATTGGCCTCATCGGCCTGGCCGTCATG GGCCAGaacctcatcctcaacaTGAACGACAAGGGGTTCAAGGTCTGCGCCTTCAACCG CACTGTCTCCAAGGTTGACCACTTCCTGGCCAacgaggccaagggcaCCAACATCATTGGCGCTCACTcgatcgaggagctcgtctccaagctcaagcGGCCCCGTCGCATCGTTCTCCTGGTCAAGGCTGGCCAGGCCGTTGACGACTTCatcaagctcctcgagccTCACCTCGAGAAGGGTGACATTATCATCGACGGCGGCAACTCTCACTTCCCGGACACCACCCGCCGTGTCAAGGAGTGCGAGGACAAGGGTCTTCTCTACATCGGCATGGGTGTCTcgggtggtgaggagggtgcCCGCAACGGCCCCTCGCTCATGCCCGGTGGTTCGGCGGCTGCTTGGCCCCACGTCCAGGAGATCTTCCAGAAGACCTCCGCCCAGGTCAACGGCGAGCCCTGCTGCGAGTGGATCGGTGACGGTGGCTCTGGCCACTATGTCAAGATGGTCCACAACGGCATCGAGTACGGAGACATGCAGCTTATCGCCGAGGCCTACGACATTCTCAAGCGCGGTCTCGGTCTCAGCACCGACGAGATTGCCGAAATCTTTGCCCGCTGGGAGCAGGGTGTGCTCAAGTCGTTCCTCATCGAGATCACCCGCGACATTCTCCACTTCAAGGACACGGACGGTGAGCCCATTGTCGACAagatcctcgacaaggctGGCCAGAAGGGTACCGGCAAGTGGACTGCCatcgacgccctcgaccgTGGTATGCCCGTGACCCTCATCGGCGAGGCCGTATTCGCTCGGTGCCTCTCGGCcatcaaggacgagcgTGTCGCCGCGTCCAAGGTTATTAAGGGCCCCGCCCACGAGCCGTTCCAGGGCGACAAGAAGCAgttcgtcgacgacctcgagcaggCCCTCTACGCGTCCAAGATCATCTCGTACGCCCAGGGCTTCATCCTTATGCGCCAGGCCGCTATCGACGAGAACTGGGACCTCAACAACGCATCGATCGCTGCCGTCTGGCGCTCCGGGTGCATCATCAAGTCGGTCTTCCTGTCGGACATTACCGACTCGTACCGCAAGAACCCTaagctcgagtcgctccTCTTTGCGCCCTTCTTCCAGCAGGCCATTGAGAAGGCGCAGCCTGCATGGCGCCGCGTCAACGCCCAGGCTACCCTCTGGGGCGTTCCCATCCCCGCCCACGGCACCGCCCTCTCGTTCTTCGACGGCTACCGCTCGGCCGTTGTCCCGGCCAACCTTATCCAGGCCCAGCGTGACTTCTTCGGCGCGCACACTTTCCGTGTCATGCCCGGCAAGGAGAACGACCACATGAAGTCGGGCGAGGACATCCACGTCAAGTGGACCGCCACCTCGGGTGacgtctcctcgagcacgtACAACGCCTAA
- the YMR099C gene encoding uncharacterized protein (Catalyzes the interconversion between the alpha and beta anomers from at least three hexose 6-phosphate sugars (Glc6P, Gal6P, and Man6P)): protein MGVEQTGKSITLKHVSGASAEIYLYGATVTSWKVNGREHMFLSKKAVLDGSAAIRGGVPVVFPIFGPPPSSPPEYAALTNHGFARNQTWKLDQILLDRDEGVSVRLAAPPPPESFPYHYDLTYVVTLAAHQLSCDIHVVNRDSEAFRFQALLHNYLAVPDVSQISISGINAGVNYKDKVLGGSEEETDGSAITITGEVDRVYAKVPGQEVCVNDGQGGGYKVRFRGFEDCVIWNPAAETGSKIADMEDGGWNRYVCVEPGFVSQFKSLEPGQKFLGQETITLVESPRL from the exons ATGGGCGTCGAACAGACCGGAAAGAGCATCACCCTCAAGCATGTCTCG GGCGCATCCGCTGAGATCTA CCTGTATGGAGCGACCGTCACCTCGTGGAAGGTGAATGGCCGCGAGCACATGTTCCTCTCCAAGAAGGCGGTCCTTGACGGCTCGGCAGCC ATTCGCGGAGGTGTCCCAGTCGTCTTT CCCATCTTtggccctcctccctcgtcaccgcccGAGTACGCTGCACTCACGAACCACGGCTTTGCGCGCAACCAGACGTGGAAGCTCGACCAGATCCTTTTGGAccgcgacgagggtgtGTCCGtgcgcctcgccgccccgcctccacccgAGTCCTTCCCATACCACTACGACTTGACTTACGTGGTGACCCTTGCGGCCCACCAGCTCAGCTGTGACATTCACGTCGTCAACCGCGATTCAGAGGCGTTCCGCTTCCAGGCCCTCTTGCACAACTACCTCGCCGTCCCGGACGTCAGCCAGATTTCGATCTCTGGGATTAACGCAGGCGTCAACTACAAGGACAAGGTTCTTGGCGGGTCTGAGGAGGAAACCGATGGTAGCGCCATCACAATCACTGGCGAGGTTGACCG TGTCTACGCTAAAGTCCCCGGGCAGGAGGTGTGCGTCAACGACGGCCAGGGTGGCGGTTACAAGGTCCGCTTCCGCGGCTTCGAAGA CTGTGTCATCTGGaaccccgccgccgagacCGGCAGCAAGATTGCCGACATGGAGGACGGCGGATGG AACCGCTACGTGTGCGTTGAGCCCGGATTCGTGAGTCAGTTCAAGTCACTCGAGCCCGGACAGAAGTTCCTTGGCCAGGAGACAATCACCCTTGTCGAATCTCCTCGCCTGTAG